Proteins encoded within one genomic window of Rhododendron vialii isolate Sample 1 chromosome 1a, ASM3025357v1:
- the LOC131303383 gene encoding putative F-box/LRR-repeat protein 8 isoform X3, producing the protein MKKQEGHGNFPDDCWELIFQKLREDDERALDSISLVSKRFLSISNRVKLSLKVRDKTLPLLLNLLRRFQNIETLLITAHKEIDGLLDLISRSGVLNLQAIEFRWCMTEPPRAGFKALALNKNIKDDLKVLDCFGLVSMQDKDLVLIADLFPRLEELRIQAGKYFTIGKVAARITDGVDALASKLKQLKEIALEGKQICSIAKARPSLKMLQLNCFEG; encoded by the exons ATGAAGAAACAAGAAGGACATGGTAACTTCCCAGATGATTGCTGGGAACTTATATTCCAAAAACTTAGAGAAGATGATGAGCGTGCCTTGGATTCGATATCTTTGGTCTCAAAGCGGTTCCTTTCAATATCTAATCGGGTGAAGCTTAGTTTGAAGGTAAGGGACAAGACACTCCCTCTACTCCTAAATCTTCTTCGAAGATTTCAAAACATCGAAACCCTACTCATCACTGCCCACAAGGAAATAGATGGACTCCTTGATCTGATTTCGCGGTCTGGTGTATTGAATCTCCAAGCCATAGAGTTTCGTTGGTGTATGACAGAACCTCCGCGAGCTGGTTTCAAGGCATTGGCGTTGAATAAGAATATAAAAGACGATCTGAAGGTATTGGATTGCTTCGGACTGGTCTCTATGCAAGACAAGGATTTGGTTTTGATAGCGGATTTGTTCCCACGGTTAGAGGAACTCAGGATTCAAGCGGGTAAGTATTTTACGATTGGCAAGGTTGCAGCACGTATAACAGATGGTGTGGATGCACTGGCATCAAAGCTTAAGCAATTGAAGGAGATTGCGTTGGAAG GCAAGCAAATATGTTCAATCGCAAAAGCACGCCCTTCATTAAAGATGCTCCAGCTCAATTGTTTCGAAG ggtGA
- the LOC131303383 gene encoding F-box/LRR-repeat protein 4-like isoform X1, with protein sequence MKKQEGHGNFPDDCWELIFQKLREDDERALDSISLVSKRFLSISNRVKLSLKVRDKTLPLLLNLLRRFQNIETLLITAHKEIDGLLDLISRSGVLNLQAIEFRWCMTEPPRAGFKALALNKNIKDDLKVLDCFGLVSMQDKDLVLIADLFPRLEELRIQAGKYFTIGKVAARITDGVDALASKLKQLKEIALEGKQICSIAKARPSLKMLQLNCFEGKYFEIHGALKLLLQACQLTLKELILVRWSLTDTAISDLAQHLSNLTFIDLHACFGLTSVIFYTLTKSCPSLETLKMAYTREQVMDNFSPKRLHENYRMRHLDVFSNLLLTDMMLKNFGQVCPNLKFLSVSEFKRLTNLGIGEVLRRCPAITAYQWY encoded by the exons ATGAAGAAACAAGAAGGACATGGTAACTTCCCAGATGATTGCTGGGAACTTATATTCCAAAAACTTAGAGAAGATGATGAGCGTGCCTTGGATTCGATATCTTTGGTCTCAAAGCGGTTCCTTTCAATATCTAATCGGGTGAAGCTTAGTTTGAAGGTAAGGGACAAGACACTCCCTCTACTCCTAAATCTTCTTCGAAGATTTCAAAACATCGAAACCCTACTCATCACTGCCCACAAGGAAATAGATGGACTCCTTGATCTGATTTCGCGGTCTGGTGTATTGAATCTCCAAGCCATAGAGTTTCGTTGGTGTATGACAGAACCTCCGCGAGCTGGTTTCAAGGCATTGGCGTTGAATAAGAATATAAAAGACGATCTGAAGGTATTGGATTGCTTCGGACTGGTCTCTATGCAAGACAAGGATTTGGTTTTGATAGCGGATTTGTTCCCACGGTTAGAGGAACTCAGGATTCAAGCGGGTAAGTATTTTACGATTGGCAAGGTTGCAGCACGTATAACAGATGGTGTGGATGCACTGGCATCAAAGCTTAAGCAATTGAAGGAGATTGCGTTGGAAG GCAAGCAAATATGTTCAATCGCAAAAGCACGCCCTTCATTAAAGATGCTCCAGCTCAATTGTTTCGAAGGCAAGTATTTTGAAATCCATGGTGCATTAAAATTGCTTTTGCAGGCATGTCAGTTGACACTAAAAGAGCTAATCCTAGTTCGTTGGTCCCTCACAGACACAGCTATAAGTGATTTGGCTCAGCATCTCTCTAATCTAACTTTTATAGATCTTCATGCATGTTTTGGGTTGACTAGTGTCATATTTTACACCCTCACGAAAAGTTGCCCTTCGCTTGAAACACTTAAGATGGCATACACGAGAGAACAAGTGATGGATAATTTTTCTCCAAAACGTTTACATGAAAACTACCGTATGCGACACCTTGATGTCTTTAGTAATTTGTTGTTGACTGATATGATGCTCAAGAACTTTGGGCAAGTATGCCCAAATCTAAAATTCCTCTCTGTAAGTGAATTTAAGCGCCTCACCAATCTTGGCATTGGAGAAGTTTTGAGGAGATGCCCTGCCATAACTGCATATCAATGGTATTGA
- the LOC131303383 gene encoding uncharacterized protein LOC131303383 isoform X2 encodes MKKQEGHGNFPDDCWELIFQKLREDDERALDSISLVSKRFLSISNRVKLSLKVRDKTLPLLLNLLRRFQNIETLLITAHKEIDGLLDLISRSGVLNLQAIEFRWCMTEPPRAGFKALALNKNIKDDLKVLDCFGLVSMQDKDLVLIADLFPRLEELRIQAGKQICSIAKARPSLKMLQLNCFEGKYFEIHGALKLLLQACQLTLKELILVRWSLTDTAISDLAQHLSNLTFIDLHACFGLTSVIFYTLTKSCPSLETLKMAYTREQVMDNFSPKRLHENYRMRHLDVFSNLLLTDMMLKNFGQVCPNLKFLSVSEFKRLTNLGIGEVLRRCPAITAYQWY; translated from the exons ATGAAGAAACAAGAAGGACATGGTAACTTCCCAGATGATTGCTGGGAACTTATATTCCAAAAACTTAGAGAAGATGATGAGCGTGCCTTGGATTCGATATCTTTGGTCTCAAAGCGGTTCCTTTCAATATCTAATCGGGTGAAGCTTAGTTTGAAGGTAAGGGACAAGACACTCCCTCTACTCCTAAATCTTCTTCGAAGATTTCAAAACATCGAAACCCTACTCATCACTGCCCACAAGGAAATAGATGGACTCCTTGATCTGATTTCGCGGTCTGGTGTATTGAATCTCCAAGCCATAGAGTTTCGTTGGTGTATGACAGAACCTCCGCGAGCTGGTTTCAAGGCATTGGCGTTGAATAAGAATATAAAAGACGATCTGAAGGTATTGGATTGCTTCGGACTGGTCTCTATGCAAGACAAGGATTTGGTTTTGATAGCGGATTTGTTCCCACGGTTAGAGGAACTCAGGATTCAAGCGG GCAAGCAAATATGTTCAATCGCAAAAGCACGCCCTTCATTAAAGATGCTCCAGCTCAATTGTTTCGAAGGCAAGTATTTTGAAATCCATGGTGCATTAAAATTGCTTTTGCAGGCATGTCAGTTGACACTAAAAGAGCTAATCCTAGTTCGTTGGTCCCTCACAGACACAGCTATAAGTGATTTGGCTCAGCATCTCTCTAATCTAACTTTTATAGATCTTCATGCATGTTTTGGGTTGACTAGTGTCATATTTTACACCCTCACGAAAAGTTGCCCTTCGCTTGAAACACTTAAGATGGCATACACGAGAGAACAAGTGATGGATAATTTTTCTCCAAAACGTTTACATGAAAACTACCGTATGCGACACCTTGATGTCTTTAGTAATTTGTTGTTGACTGATATGATGCTCAAGAACTTTGGGCAAGTATGCCCAAATCTAAAATTCCTCTCTGTAAGTGAATTTAAGCGCCTCACCAATCTTGGCATTGGAGAAGTTTTGAGGAGATGCCCTGCCATAACTGCATATCAATGGTATTGA
- the LOC131303383 gene encoding uncharacterized protein LOC131303383 isoform X4, which produces MKKQEGHGNFPDDCWELIFQKLREDDERALDSISLVSKRFLSISNRVKLSLKVRDKTLPLLLNLLRRFQNIETLLITAHKEIDGLLDLISRSGVLNLQAIEFRWCMTEPPRAGFKALALNKNIKDDLKVLDCFGLVSMQDKDLVLIADLFPRLEELRIQAGKQICSIAKARPSLKMLQLNCFEG; this is translated from the exons ATGAAGAAACAAGAAGGACATGGTAACTTCCCAGATGATTGCTGGGAACTTATATTCCAAAAACTTAGAGAAGATGATGAGCGTGCCTTGGATTCGATATCTTTGGTCTCAAAGCGGTTCCTTTCAATATCTAATCGGGTGAAGCTTAGTTTGAAGGTAAGGGACAAGACACTCCCTCTACTCCTAAATCTTCTTCGAAGATTTCAAAACATCGAAACCCTACTCATCACTGCCCACAAGGAAATAGATGGACTCCTTGATCTGATTTCGCGGTCTGGTGTATTGAATCTCCAAGCCATAGAGTTTCGTTGGTGTATGACAGAACCTCCGCGAGCTGGTTTCAAGGCATTGGCGTTGAATAAGAATATAAAAGACGATCTGAAGGTATTGGATTGCTTCGGACTGGTCTCTATGCAAGACAAGGATTTGGTTTTGATAGCGGATTTGTTCCCACGGTTAGAGGAACTCAGGATTCAAGCGG GCAAGCAAATATGTTCAATCGCAAAAGCACGCCCTTCATTAAAGATGCTCCAGCTCAATTGTTTCGAAG ggtGA
- the LOC131326329 gene encoding uncharacterized protein LOC131326329, whose protein sequence is MGFMGQYPEIHGALKLLLQACQSTLEELTLGAWSLELEDTGIVDLAPYLSNLTSIHLHEHFHLTCVTFCTLTKYCPSLQKLKMGLMGKYSRGQEIDSLSQDYTHKNYRMQHLDICETMWLNDSTLINFGHVCPNLQFLCVLECPRLTNVGIVEVLRKCPEITQLNINGLQVSDVFGRYSDDHSVLLNLRTLKARGTEIADNGMAMIGTRCRNLRYLDIGNCEKVTDKGVMEVVRNCQRLRDIILDDCEKVSSRTLPLMLLSRPSLRNIDPPCIDDLSKQLINLFLSFNCRVGDSLKSGDFSCLLH, encoded by the coding sequence ATGGGCTTCATGGGCCAGTATCCTGAAATCCATGGGGCATTAAAATTGCTTTTGCAGGCATGTCAATCGACATTGGAAGAGCTAACCCTTGGAGCTTGGTCCCTTGAACTCGAAGACACGGGTATTGTTGATTTGGCTCCGTATCTCTCTAATCTGACTTCTATACATCTTCATGAACATTTTCATTTGACCTGTGTCACCTTTTGCACCCTCACAAAATACTGTCCTTCACTTCAAAAACTTAAGATGGGCCTGATGGGAAAATATTCGAGAGGACAAGAGATCGACTCTCTTTCTCAGGATTACACACATAAAAACTACCGAATGCAGCACCTTGATATCTGCGAGACTATGTGGTTGAATGATTCAACGCTCATAAACTTTGGGCATGTTTGTCCAAATCTGCAATTTCTGTGTGTACTTGAATGTCCGCGCCTCACCAATGTAGGCATTGTGGAAGTTTTGAGGAAATGCCCCGAAATAACGCAACTGAATATCAATGGTCTTCAGGTTTCAGATGTTTTCGGGAGGTATTCCGATGATCACTCTGTACTATTGAATTTGAGGACTTTGAAAGCTCGCGGGACAGAAATTGCTGACAACGGAATGGCAATGATAGGAACTAGGTGTCGAAATCTCCGATATTTGGACATTGGAAACTGCGAAAAAGTGACGGATAAAGGGGTGATGGAGGTGGTGAGGAACTGCCAAAGACTGAGGGATATAATTCTAGATGATTGTGAGAAAGTGAGCTCCCGTACTTTACCTCTAATGTTGTTGTCAAGGCCCTCCCTCAGGAATATTGATCCACCATGTATCGATGATCTCAGCAAACAGCTGATAAACTTATTCTTGTCCTTCAACTGCCGGGTTGGCGATTCGTTGAAGAGTGGTGATTTTAGTTGTTTGCTTCATTAA
- the LOC131326339 gene encoding uncharacterized protein LOC131326339 — protein MKKQRHGYFPDDCWELIFQKLREDDERDLHSVSLVSKRFLSISSRVKLSLKVNDKTIPLLPNLLRRFRHIESIVIDNTDTHNDIDGVVHQISQSGVLNLKALTFSCSTEPPRDGFKALALNKNMKNKLKVLDCSGLISIQDNDLVLIADCFPRLEELRISASDYMCDDEVAARITDDGVDALASKLKELKKIAFEGNTCFITDQSLISLSTNCVKLREINLRIYRGGQDFVTEDGVDFVVQHSPNLTSLLLQLRSLQPSTFSFTIGNPFTHAKNLHSLTMFQELVTDN, from the coding sequence ATGAAGAAACAACGACATGGTTACTTCCCGGATGATTGCTGGGAACTCATATTCCAAAAACTTCGAGAAGACGATGAGCGCGACTTGCATTCGGTATCTTTGGTCTCAAAGCGGTTCCTGTCGATATCTAGCCGGGTGAAGCTTAGCTTGAAGGTGAACGACAAGACAATCCCACTACTCCCGAATCTTCTTCGAAGATTTCGACACATCGAAAGCATAGTCATCGACAACACCGATACCCATAACGACATAGATGGAGTCGTTCATCAGATTTCACAGTCTGGTGTATTGAATCTCAAAGCCTTAACGTTTTCGTGTTCTACAGAACCTCCGCGAGATGGTTTTAAGGCACTGGCGTTGAATAAGAATATGAAGAATAAATTGAAGGTATTGGATTGCTCTGGACTGATCTCTATTCAAGACAACGATTTGGTTTTGATTGCAGATTGTTTCCCACGGCTAGAGGAACTCAGGATTAGTGCGAGTGATTATATGTGCGATGATGAGGTTGCGGCACGTATAACAGATGATGGTGTGGATGCCTTGGCATCAAAGCTTAAGGAATTGAAGAAGATTGCTTTTGAAGGTAATACTTGTTTCATTACTGATCAATCACTTATTTCTCTATCAACAAATTGTGTGAAACTCAGGGAAATCAATCTTCGCATATACCGTGGTGGTCAAGATTTTGTGACTGAAGACGGCGTTGATTTTGTGGTGCAGCATAGTCCCAATTTGACCTCTCTCTTGTTGCAATTGCGGTCGCTACAACCTTCTACATTCTCTTTTACGATTGGAAACCCTTTCACCCACGCCAAAAATCTGCATTCTCTCACCATGTTTCAAGAACTCGTTACAGACAATTAA
- the LOC131326346 gene encoding uncharacterized protein LOC131326346, which translates to MAWIPIQSEQRKKKFIQLFSFSSNSSTMEKQGHGHIPDDCWELTFKKMRQDDERDWILYLWTRDLVSDKHILLVAKALPPLKKLELVGFDFGDQYLEISLKLLLLACQLTLEELTLGSFPLTDTSISELAQHPSSLTFIELDDCSVVTFYTLTKSCPLLEKLKMTLMRGQGMDTFCLDYLLKNNRMWHLDISSNTWLTDMNLQNFGQVSDVFGRYYVDLSVLNLKTLRTRRMQIDDEGMTMIGNRCLNLRYLDIGSCKKLTDEGVMEAVRNCQRLREINLFECKKVSSDILHQMVLSRPSLRRIGLPRFDDLSEQMMKEFLSFGCWLSVPSTELF; encoded by the exons atggcgTGGATTCCAATCCAAAGtgaacaaagaaagaagaaatttattcaacttttttccttctcatCAAACTCATCAACAATGGAGAAACAAGGACATGGTCACATTCCAGATGATTGCTGGGAACTTACATTCAAGAAAATGAGACAAGATGATGAGCGTGATTGGATTTTATATCTTTG GACTCGAGATCTCGTTTCGGACAAGCATATACTTTTAGTTGCAAAAGCACttcctccattaaagaagctCGAGCTCGTTGGTTTTGATTTCGGGGACCAGTATTTGGAGATCTCATTGAAATTGCTTTTGCTGGCATGTCAATTGACATTGGAAGAGCTAACACTAGGAAGTTTTCCCCTCACAGACACAAGTATAAGTGAATTGGCTCAGCATCCCTCTAGTCTAACTTTTATAGAGCTTGATGATTGTTCTGTGGTCACCTTTTACACTCTCACAAAAAGTTGTCCTTTACTTGAAAAACTTAAGATGACATTAATGAGAGGACAAGGGATGGATACTTTTTGTCTGGATTATTTACTTAAAAACAACCGTATGTGGCACCTTGATATCTCCTCGAATACGTGGTTGACTGATATGAATCTCCAGAACTTTGGGCAA GTTTCAGATGTTTTCGGGAGATATTATGTCGACCTCTCTGTACTAAACTTAAAGACTTTGAGAACTCGTCGGATGCAAATTGATGATGAAGGAATGACAATGATTGGAAATAGGTGTCTAAATCTCCGATATTTGGACATTGGATCATGCAAAAAATTGACAGATGAAGGCGTAATGGAGGCGGTGAGGAACTGCCAAAGATTGAGGGAGATAAATTTATTTGAGTGCAAAAAAGTGAGCAGCGATATTTTACATCAGATGGTGTTGTCAAGGCCCTCCCTAAGGAGAATCGGTCTGCCACGTTTTGATGATCTCAGTGAACAGATGATGAAGGAATTCTTGTCCTTCGGCTGCTGGCTTAGCGTACCTTCAACAGAACTCTTTTGA